From Aliarcobacter butzleri, the proteins below share one genomic window:
- a CDS encoding glycosyltransferase family 9 protein, giving the protein MIFFRVSQNINIKITDGTLVNYLKFKAPVSLENETVYMTTREDFNDLKDIFQKVDKDKYLVKPLNEENIRKNPNFPIELGILNEFEYERDNENFFELKATDIYKQLKNIDKEEVSIAIIGGVGKSISQIISSCASLRILYKKLKEIYKNIKFDIFINASNNSYYSRDKDIYKTQDYINNIFPLSINSKKLCEYDYFIDNSLNVTNLLSELNSVDAWLYKFGINYKKIDELEKYNSLDISNYKIQNDLKTKIEQARKKGKLLLFHPYSANINKSIPQVIAIDLLKELLELEEYVIVTTLQIDSKFKHNNFIDLTNESKSINDFIYIISNMDKIITADTSTYHISDAFMIPTVTIFTDKNYAQKIKYYKYIKPIFIKDKSKNFSNFIYENENLTLYKLEAWKKLKVDKIIKLLDNF; this is encoded by the coding sequence ATGATTTTTTTTAGAGTTTCTCAAAATATTAATATAAAAATAACTGATGGAACATTAGTTAATTATCTAAAATTTAAAGCACCAGTGTCTTTAGAAAATGAAACAGTTTATATGACTACTCGTGAAGATTTTAATGACTTAAAAGATATTTTTCAAAAAGTTGATAAAGATAAATATTTAGTAAAGCCATTAAATGAAGAAAATATTAGAAAAAATCCTAATTTCCCAATCGAATTAGGAATCTTAAATGAATTTGAATATGAAAGAGATAATGAAAACTTCTTTGAATTAAAAGCTACTGATATTTATAAACAGTTAAAAAATATTGATAAAGAAGAAGTTTCAATTGCAATAATTGGTGGAGTTGGAAAAAGTATTAGCCAAATTATTTCATCATGCGCTTCTTTGAGAATTTTATATAAAAAATTAAAAGAAATTTATAAAAATATTAAATTCGATATTTTTATAAATGCTTCAAATAATAGTTATTATAGTAGAGATAAAGATATTTATAAAACTCAAGATTACATAAATAATATTTTTCCTTTGAGCATAAACTCAAAAAAACTTTGTGAATATGACTATTTTATTGATAATAGTTTAAATGTTACAAATTTATTAAGTGAATTAAATAGCGTTGATGCTTGGCTTTATAAATTTGGCATAAATTATAAAAAAATAGATGAATTAGAAAAATATAATAGTTTAGATATATCAAATTATAAAATACAAAATGATTTAAAAACAAAAATAGAACAAGCTAGAAAAAAAGGAAAATTACTTTTATTTCATCCTTATTCTGCAAATATAAACAAATCAATTCCTCAAGTTATTGCAATTGATTTATTAAAAGAGTTATTAGAATTAGAAGAGTATGTAATAGTTACAACTTTACAAATTGACTCTAAGTTTAAACATAATAATTTTATTGATTTAACAAATGAGTCAAAATCTATTAATGATTTTATTTATATTATTTCAAATATGGATAAAATAATTACTGCTGATACATCAACTTATCATATAAGTGATGCTTTTATGATACCGACAGTTACTATATTTACAGATAAAAATTATGCACAAAAGATAAAATATTATAAATATATAAAGCCAATTTTTATAAAAGATAAATCGAAAAATTTTTCAAATTTTATATATGAAAATGAAAATTTGACACTTTATAAATTGGAAGCTTGGAAAAAATTAAAAGTGGATAAGATTATAAAGTTATTAGATAATTTTTGA
- the purE gene encoding 5-(carboxyamino)imidazole ribonucleotide mutase, giving the protein MNFVSIIMGSKSDYEIMKNCADTFAKFNVKYEMIISSAHRSPERTKEYVKEAEEKGAVAFIAAAGMAAHLAGALAATTTKPIIGVPMKGGAMDGMDAMLSTVQMPAGMPVATVALGKAGAVNAAYLAMQILAITDKELAIKLKEDRIVKAKAVESDSKDIEVLL; this is encoded by the coding sequence ATGAACTTTGTATCAATAATTATGGGTAGTAAATCAGATTATGAAATTATGAAAAATTGTGCAGATACATTTGCAAAATTTAATGTTAAATATGAAATGATAATATCTTCGGCTCACAGAAGTCCTGAAAGAACAAAAGAATATGTAAAAGAAGCAGAAGAAAAAGGTGCAGTTGCATTTATTGCTGCTGCTGGAATGGCTGCACACTTAGCTGGTGCATTAGCAGCAACAACAACAAAACCAATTATTGGAGTTCCAATGAAAGGTGGAGCAATGGATGGAATGGATGCTATGCTTTCAACTGTTCAAATGCCAGCTGGTATGCCAGTTGCAACTGTTGCTTTAGGTAAAGCTGGTGCAGTTAATGCTGCATATTTAGCTATGCAAATTTTAGCAATTACAGACAAAGAGTTAGCTATAAAATTGAAAGAAGATAGAATAGTAAAAGCAAAAGCTGTTGAAAGTGATTCTAAAGATATTGAAGTACTTTTATAA
- the glyQ gene encoding glycine--tRNA ligase subunit alpha, with amino-acid sequence MITFSQMLLKLQEFWAKQGCNIVQPYDIPAGAGTFHPATLLRSLDSTPWSTAYVAPSRRPTDGRYGENPNRLGAYYQFQVLIKPSPDNIQDLYLQSLEFLGLDVSKHDIRFVEDNWESPTLGAWGLGWEVWLDGMEVTQFTYFQQVGGLPCSPVAVEITYGTERLAMYLQGVDSVFDIVWNENEFGKTTYADVHKEGEYEFSKYNFEIANTEMLFRHFDDAFNECKSCLGAGLPLPAYDQCMIASHAFNTLDARKAISVTERQNYILKVRELAQGCAVLYKEQESDRLKRVGR; translated from the coding sequence ATGATTACATTCTCACAAATGTTATTAAAATTACAAGAATTTTGGGCAAAACAAGGTTGTAATATTGTTCAACCTTATGATATTCCTGCTGGAGCTGGAACATTCCATCCTGCAACATTACTTAGAAGTTTAGATTCAACTCCTTGGAGTACAGCTTACGTTGCACCTAGTCGAAGACCAACTGATGGAAGATATGGTGAGAATCCAAATAGATTAGGTGCTTATTACCAATTTCAAGTTTTAATAAAACCAAGCCCTGATAATATTCAAGATTTATATTTACAATCTTTAGAATTTTTAGGTTTAGATGTATCTAAACATGATATTAGATTTGTAGAAGATAATTGGGAATCACCAACATTAGGAGCTTGGGGACTTGGTTGGGAAGTTTGGCTTGATGGTATGGAAGTTACTCAGTTTACATATTTTCAACAAGTAGGAGGACTTCCTTGCTCTCCTGTTGCTGTTGAGATAACTTATGGAACAGAAAGACTTGCTATGTATTTACAAGGTGTTGATTCTGTATTTGATATTGTATGGAATGAAAATGAATTTGGAAAAACAACATATGCTGATGTTCATAAAGAAGGCGAGTATGAATTTTCTAAATATAATTTTGAAATAGCAAACACTGAAATGTTATTTAGACATTTTGATGATGCTTTTAATGAATGTAAGTCTTGTTTAGGTGCTGGACTTCCTCTTCCTGCATATGATCAATGTATGATTGCAAGTCATGCTTTTAATACTTTAGATGCAAGAAAAGCAATTTCTGTAACTGAAAGACAAAATTATATTCTAAAGGTGAGAGAATTAGCACAAGGCTGTGCTGTTTTATATAAAGAACAAGAAAGTGATAGATTAAAACGAGTAGGAAGATAA
- a CDS encoding AAA family ATPase, producing MITRVYLKNCLSFDEVDLEFKSGLNIFTGPSGAGKSILMQEILSLFALTEVKADIGEVNLNNSKICDEIYDISFEEDIVIKSIKKDKTRYFLNNQTISKKNLYDFSTKLIKHLNLRDTSEFDSVKLVGFLDRLCAEKNSNFIQIKNSFDNLYKDFIQTKKELDKIIEDETKLEDLKEFVKFEIDKIEQINPKIDEYEELNEIKKRLAKKEKIEVAINKASGILEFNQSVNNVLELMEVDSSFFDETMNELNNIFEKFNDSLIELDDINIENVLDRIEKLSSLQKRFGSIKECLEYKEQKIKELQSYENISFQKENLEKKYENLQKEIKELSQKISTFRKENSKILEEKINQYLQFLYLSNAKIIFEEKNLDSTGIDEIKFQLNHVALETISSGEYNRLRLALLTSMSELDIGENGILFLDEIDANLSGKESEAIAKVLVKLSSSYQIFAISHQTQLTSSANQHFLVDKQNGKSSVKLLNKEEKINEIARMISGEKVTSEALEFAKNLLNN from the coding sequence TTGATTACTAGAGTTTATTTAAAAAATTGTTTATCATTTGATGAAGTTGATTTAGAGTTTAAATCAGGATTAAATATATTTACAGGACCTAGTGGTGCAGGTAAATCTATATTAATGCAAGAGATTTTATCTTTATTTGCATTAACAGAAGTAAAAGCAGATATTGGTGAAGTTAATTTAAATAATTCAAAAATTTGTGACGAGATTTATGATATATCTTTTGAAGAAGATATTGTTATTAAAAGTATAAAAAAAGATAAAACTAGATATTTTTTAAATAATCAAACTATTTCAAAAAAGAATCTTTATGATTTTTCTACAAAACTGATAAAACACTTAAATTTAAGAGATACTTCAGAATTTGATAGTGTAAAACTTGTTGGATTTTTGGATAGATTATGTGCTGAGAAAAATAGTAATTTTATTCAAATAAAAAATAGTTTTGATAACTTATATAAAGATTTTATTCAAACAAAAAAAGAGTTAGATAAAATCATAGAAGATGAAACAAAACTTGAAGATTTAAAAGAGTTTGTGAAATTTGAAATTGATAAAATCGAACAGATAAATCCAAAAATTGATGAATATGAAGAATTAAATGAAATAAAAAAGAGATTAGCAAAAAAAGAAAAAATTGAAGTTGCAATTAACAAAGCCTCAGGAATTTTAGAGTTTAATCAAAGTGTTAATAACGTTTTAGAATTGATGGAAGTTGATTCTTCATTTTTTGATGAAACTATGAATGAGTTAAATAATATCTTTGAAAAGTTTAATGATAGTTTGATTGAATTAGATGATATTAATATAGAAAATGTTTTAGATAGAATTGAAAAACTTTCATCATTACAAAAAAGATTTGGCTCTATTAAAGAGTGTTTAGAATATAAAGAACAAAAAATAAAAGAGTTACAATCATATGAAAATATCTCTTTTCAAAAAGAAAATTTAGAAAAAAAATACGAAAATTTACAAAAAGAAATAAAAGAGTTATCTCAAAAGATTTCAACTTTTAGAAAAGAAAATAGCAAAATCTTAGAAGAAAAAATCAATCAATATTTGCAATTTTTATATTTAAGTAATGCAAAAATCATTTTTGAAGAAAAAAACCTTGATTCAACAGGAATTGATGAAATCAAATTTCAACTAAATCATGTTGCACTTGAAACTATTAGTTCAGGAGAATATAATAGATTAAGATTAGCTCTTTTAACTTCGATGAGCGAGTTAGATATTGGTGAAAATGGTATTTTATTTTTAGATGAAATAGATGCAAATTTAAGTGGAAAAGAGAGTGAAGCAATAGCAAAAGTTTTAGTCAAATTAAGCTCTTCATATCAAATTTTTGCTATTTCTCATCAAACTCAATTAACTTCAAGTGCGAACCAACATTTCTTAGTTGATAAACAAAATGGAAAATCTAGTGTAAAATTATTAAACAAAGAAGAGAAGATAAATGAAATAGCAAGAATGATAAGTGGTGAAAAGGTTACATCTGAAGCTTTAGAATTTGCAAAAAATCTATTAAATAATTAA
- a CDS encoding methyl-accepting chemotaxis protein: MLTNLTIKAKILILSLIVIIVVTVSITIDSIISIKNLSGKNIENYKKEAYLKKEVELKNYVTLAYKIVEIYYNKVDADKSNEKEIQQQALKAIADLKYANNDYFWINDSSPKMIMHPINAALNGKDLSSYADPYGKKLFIEMAKISTENKSGGLVKYWWDKPNKKNDPKEKFSYVQKFEPWDWIIGTGAYVDDVETEVSLMKDIVNKEIENIIFNLLVFSLFLAVIFIIMYNYFVNQAIIKPLTNINEAIVDMTDGKGNADHIDKKSNDEIGKLTDSFNNYIKKLKSGYMEDAKVIENVDEVIEKVINGFYVYKVETESSNPQIEKLRNSINSMIEKTNQNLLGLNNILIDYGSSNFSLNDSKIDTSKVGGIVSSLVASTQLIGASVSEFLSMIVNSGKKLNEDTEILSSSAGKLSDSASTQAASLEETAAAIEEITSIVKSTVQKTKTMSSLAEQLQLSSKDGELLASKTNKAMDDIDNQVNSINEAISVIDQIAFQTNILSLNAAVEAATAGEAGKGFAVVAQEVRNLASRSAEAAKEIKNIVEIATSKANEGKAIANEMINGYTILNSKINETINLIEDVSKGSKEEEKGILQINDTINALDKATQSNASSAIDISRLANDVSNLSKNLLKIADRAKFNKINQKEIEDIDLVFTVSKLKNDHIKFKLLNLSKIATTKTAWSVTKPTECDLGKWLIEQEKNAKHFTKTQNWKDLKANHEIVHNSIQEYINEECKDNSNNEVLNSLSHKMDNAIFEVFKGLDQLKKDNIFEAKVEKNTLEITQNTTNEKTSKNDEWESF, from the coding sequence ATGTTAACGAATTTAACTATAAAAGCTAAGATTTTAATTCTTTCTTTGATTGTTATTATTGTTGTAACTGTTTCAATTACTATTGACTCAATTATTTCAATAAAAAATCTTTCAGGAAAAAATATTGAAAATTATAAAAAAGAGGCATACTTAAAAAAAGAAGTAGAACTTAAAAATTATGTGACATTAGCATATAAAATAGTAGAAATCTATTATAACAAAGTAGATGCAGATAAATCTAATGAAAAAGAGATACAACAACAAGCACTTAAAGCAATTGCTGATTTAAAATATGCAAATAATGACTATTTTTGGATAAATGATTCAAGTCCTAAAATGATTATGCATCCAATAAATGCTGCTTTAAATGGCAAAGATTTATCTAGTTATGCGGATCCATATGGCAAAAAGCTATTTATCGAAATGGCAAAAATTTCAACGGAAAATAAATCAGGTGGTTTAGTAAAATATTGGTGGGATAAACCAAATAAGAAAAATGACCCAAAAGAGAAATTTTCTTATGTTCAAAAATTTGAGCCTTGGGATTGGATTATTGGAACTGGAGCTTATGTTGATGATGTAGAAACTGAAGTTTCCTTAATGAAAGATATAGTAAACAAAGAGATAGAAAATATTATTTTTAATCTTTTAGTATTTTCACTTTTTCTAGCAGTAATCTTTATTATTATGTACAACTATTTTGTAAATCAAGCAATTATCAAACCACTTACAAATATTAATGAAGCAATAGTTGATATGACTGATGGAAAAGGAAATGCAGACCATATTGATAAAAAATCAAATGACGAAATAGGTAAATTAACAGATAGCTTTAATAACTATATCAAAAAATTAAAATCAGGATATATGGAAGATGCAAAAGTTATTGAAAATGTTGATGAAGTTATTGAAAAAGTAATAAATGGTTTTTATGTTTATAAAGTTGAAACTGAATCTTCAAATCCACAAATAGAAAAATTAAGAAATTCTATTAACTCAATGATTGAAAAAACAAATCAAAACTTATTAGGGTTAAATAATATTCTGATTGATTATGGAAGCTCAAATTTCTCATTAAATGATTCAAAAATTGATACATCAAAAGTTGGAGGAATAGTTTCTTCTTTAGTAGCAAGTACACAATTAATAGGTGCTTCTGTATCAGAATTTTTGTCAATGATTGTAAATAGTGGTAAAAAATTAAATGAAGATACAGAAATTTTATCAAGTTCAGCAGGTAAATTATCTGATTCAGCTAGTACTCAAGCAGCTTCTTTAGAAGAAACAGCAGCTGCAATTGAAGAGATTACTTCAATTGTAAAATCAACTGTACAAAAAACTAAAACTATGTCTTCTTTGGCAGAACAATTACAACTTTCTTCAAAAGATGGCGAACTTTTAGCTTCTAAAACAAATAAAGCAATGGATGATATAGATAATCAAGTAAATTCTATTAATGAAGCAATTAGTGTAATTGATCAAATAGCATTTCAAACTAATATTCTTTCACTTAATGCCGCTGTTGAAGCAGCAACTGCTGGAGAAGCAGGAAAAGGATTTGCCGTTGTTGCTCAAGAAGTTAGAAACCTTGCAAGTAGAAGTGCAGAAGCTGCAAAAGAGATAAAAAATATAGTTGAAATTGCAACTTCTAAAGCAAATGAAGGAAAAGCAATTGCGAATGAGATGATAAATGGATACACTATTTTAAATAGTAAAATTAATGAGACAATAAATCTAATTGAAGATGTATCAAAAGGAAGTAAAGAAGAAGAAAAAGGTATCTTACAAATAAATGATACAATTAATGCCTTAGATAAAGCTACACAATCAAATGCTAGTTCAGCAATTGATATTAGTAGATTAGCAAACGATGTGTCGAATCTATCTAAAAATTTATTAAAAATTGCAGATAGAGCTAAATTTAATAAAATAAATCAAAAAGAGATAGAAGACATTGATTTAGTATTTACTGTTTCAAAATTAAAAAATGATCATATTAAATTTAAATTGTTAAATTTAAGTAAAATTGCAACAACAAAAACTGCTTGGAGTGTTACTAAACCAACAGAGTGTGATTTAGGTAAATGGTTAATAGAACAAGAAAAAAATGCTAAACATTTTACAAAAACACAAAATTGGAAAGACTTAAAAGCTAACCATGAAATAGTACATAATAGCATTCAAGAATATATAAATGAAGAGTGCAAAGATAATTCAAATAATGAAGTATTAAACTCTTTATCTCATAAAATGGATAATGCAATATTTGAGGTATTTAAAGGATTAGATCAACTAAAAAAAGATAATATATTTGAAGCTAAAGTTGAAAAAAATACTTTAGAAATAACTCAAAATACTACTAATGAAAAAACTTCAAAAAATGATGAATGGGAAAGCTTTTAA
- a CDS encoding zinc ribbon domain-containing protein — MNKYLEDLIKLSKYDTAISSFEPKIESQKAKLATFVETAEVIKASINSIYLEIDDVKSKRTKNNIHLAELKSKLDGIAKKNKDVHNEKELKALQLEEEIAKEQISFANEEIDRLDNLAKAKEETLKELQEKLAAEEADIKEIKVVVDSTIEEISKERNVVYQQRSELLEQFDNKILTFYEKIKRWAKDTAVVPVKKQACYGCFMKINDKTYAEVLRGEEIVNCLHCGRILYKEDEEDEQKA; from the coding sequence TTGAATAAGTATTTAGAAGATTTGATAAAGTTATCAAAATATGATACGGCAATAAGTTCATTTGAACCAAAAATTGAGAGCCAAAAAGCAAAACTAGCAACTTTCGTTGAAACTGCAGAAGTTATAAAAGCTTCAATAAATTCAATTTATTTAGAAATTGATGATGTAAAATCAAAAAGAACAAAAAACAATATTCATTTAGCAGAATTAAAATCAAAATTAGACGGAATTGCTAAAAAAAATAAAGATGTTCATAATGAAAAAGAGTTAAAAGCTTTACAATTAGAAGAAGAGATTGCAAAAGAACAAATTTCATTTGCAAATGAAGAAATAGATAGACTTGATAATCTTGCAAAAGCTAAAGAAGAGACTTTAAAAGAGTTACAAGAAAAACTTGCAGCTGAAGAAGCTGATATAAAAGAGATTAAAGTTGTAGTTGATAGTACAATTGAAGAGATTAGCAAAGAAAGAAATGTAGTTTATCAACAAAGAAGTGAACTTCTAGAGCAATTTGATAATAAAATTTTAACATTCTATGAAAAAATCAAAAGATGGGCAAAAGATACAGCTGTTGTTCCTGTAAAAAAACAAGCTTGTTATGGATGTTTTATGAAAATAAATGACAAAACTTATGCTGAAGTTTTAAGAGGCGAAGAGATTGTTAATTGTTTGCATTGTGGAAGAATTCTTTATAAAGAAGATGAAGAAGACGAACAAAAGGCTTAA
- a CDS encoding peptidase U32 family protein yields the protein MNNQKVELLSPAGNLEKLKIAIKYGADAVYAGVSHFSLRIRAGKEFTFETFKEGIDYAHAHGKKVYATINGFPFNSQIELLKKHIATMAALKPDAFIVAAPGVVKLCREIAPQIDIHLSTQANVLNYLDAQVYWDMGVKRIVVAREISLKDVTEIKKHLPDMEIEIFVHGSMCFAYSGRCLVSAVQMGRVPNRGSCANDCRFQYTLYAANEDHNTLFRLEEEPGVGTYIFNSKDMNLASHIKEILDSGAVDSLKIEGRTKSPYYAAVTAKAYRNAIDDYYAGKFEPDLYQKELHTTKNRGFTDAYLIHRPFEKTDSQNHDYALSKGSYEVTGLVTEDEEHFFCKYKVYPNEDIEIFTPNDEVLQECENEIGKIFKKDDGLYYINFKKILTETNKELESVHSGNINKIKLPGKLPYLTMFRVENIDQIVE from the coding sequence ATGAATAATCAAAAAGTAGAGTTACTTTCACCTGCAGGAAATTTAGAAAAATTAAAAATAGCTATAAAATATGGTGCAGATGCAGTTTATGCTGGAGTTAGTCACTTTAGTTTAAGAATTAGAGCAGGAAAAGAGTTTACGTTTGAAACTTTTAAAGAAGGTATTGATTACGCTCATGCTCATGGAAAAAAAGTATATGCTACAATAAATGGATTTCCATTTAACTCACAAATTGAGTTATTAAAAAAGCATATAGCTACGATGGCTGCACTTAAGCCTGATGCTTTTATTGTTGCAGCTCCTGGAGTTGTAAAATTGTGTCGTGAAATTGCACCACAAATTGATATACACCTTTCTACACAAGCGAATGTTTTAAATTATCTTGATGCACAAGTTTATTGGGATATGGGTGTAAAAAGAATAGTTGTTGCTAGAGAAATTTCTCTAAAAGATGTAACTGAAATCAAAAAACATTTACCTGATATGGAAATAGAAATTTTTGTTCATGGTTCAATGTGTTTTGCTTATAGTGGAAGATGTTTAGTAAGTGCAGTTCAAATGGGAAGAGTTCCAAATAGAGGAAGTTGTGCAAATGATTGTAGATTCCAATATACTTTATATGCTGCAAATGAAGATCACAATACTTTGTTTAGACTTGAAGAAGAACCAGGCGTTGGAACATATATTTTTAATTCAAAAGATATGAACTTAGCTTCTCATATAAAAGAGATTTTAGATTCAGGTGCAGTTGATTCACTTAAAATTGAAGGAAGAACAAAATCACCTTATTATGCAGCAGTTACAGCAAAAGCATATAGAAATGCAATAGATGATTATTATGCTGGGAAATTTGAACCAGATCTTTATCAAAAAGAGTTACATACTACAAAAAATAGAGGATTTACAGACGCATATTTAATTCATAGACCATTTGAGAAAACAGACTCTCAAAATCATGATTATGCTTTAAGTAAAGGAAGTTACGAAGTAACAGGACTTGTAACTGAAGATGAAGAACATTTCTTCTGCAAATATAAAGTTTATCCAAATGAAGATATAGAAATTTTTACACCAAATGATGAAGTTTTACAAGAGTGTGAAAATGAAATAGGAAAAATTTTCAAAAAAGATGATGGTTTATATTATATTAATTTCAAAAAGATTTTAACTGAAACAAATAAAGAGTTAGAATCTGTACATAGTGGAAATATAAATAAAATTAAGTTACCAGGCAAATTACCATATTTAACAATGTTTAGAGTTGAAAATATTGATCAAATTGTAGAATAA
- a CDS encoding glutaredoxin domain-containing protein: protein MKPIALFTLPNCKWCKEVIFYLKSKNLKYNLIDLSKNKQALIDCQKHCSGAPVLLIGNKWICGFDKNKINKELGIK, encoded by the coding sequence ATGAAACCTATTGCACTTTTTACTTTACCAAATTGTAAATGGTGCAAAGAGGTTATCTTTTATTTGAAGAGCAAAAACTTAAAATATAATCTTATAGATTTATCTAAAAATAAACAAGCTTTAATAGATTGTCAAAAGCATTGTTCTGGCGCTCCAGTTCTTTTAATAGGAAACAAATGGATTTGTGGTTTTGACAAAAATAAAATAAATAAAGAGTTAGGAATAAAATGA
- the waaA gene encoding lipid IV(A) 3-deoxy-D-manno-octulosonic acid transferase, whose product MSFLFSIFYTLILTIVYILAIPYLILKSRNPKYKKAIPSKFFLVDNKKFEENKIWFHSCSMGETRAIKPLIENYKDNVNLSVITNTGFDEAKMITQNVRFLPFEIFLPFWITKQKVLVVMEAELWYMLFLVAKRKGAKTFLINARISDKSYNSYKKFAFFYKMIFKDIDKVFAQSEVDKTRLEELGARNIQVIGNIKLAQLPSKKLDLEKPEGVLITAGSTHENEEELVLKSYKKEFGKLVIVPRHPERFIKVDNLIKEYIKNKNLTYHKYSDNENFNSDIILVDKMGILNDIYAISDVVILGGAFEKIGGHNPIEPAYFGCKLISGKNIFNQKSLFECINNYYLIEENELGNYLEKLEELEKPSLTKAGSFEPIIKEINKWL is encoded by the coding sequence TTGAGCTTTTTGTTTAGTATATTTTATACTCTTATATTAACTATTGTATATATACTTGCAATTCCTTATTTAATATTAAAATCAAGAAATCCAAAATATAAAAAAGCAATTCCGTCAAAATTTTTTTTAGTAGATAATAAAAAGTTTGAAGAAAATAAAATTTGGTTTCACAGTTGTTCTATGGGTGAAACAAGAGCTATAAAACCATTAATTGAAAATTACAAAGATAATGTAAATCTTTCTGTTATTACAAATACAGGTTTTGATGAAGCAAAAATGATAACTCAAAACGTAAGATTTTTACCTTTTGAGATTTTTTTACCTTTTTGGATAACTAAACAAAAAGTTTTAGTTGTTATGGAAGCAGAACTTTGGTATATGCTTTTTTTAGTTGCGAAAAGAAAAGGTGCAAAAACTTTTTTAATAAATGCTAGAATTTCAGATAAATCATATAATTCTTATAAAAAATTTGCATTTTTTTATAAGATGATTTTTAAAGATATTGATAAAGTTTTTGCACAAAGTGAAGTAGATAAAACTAGACTTGAAGAATTAGGTGCAAGAAATATTCAAGTTATTGGAAATATAAAATTAGCGCAACTTCCTTCTAAAAAACTTGATTTAGAAAAACCTGAAGGGGTTTTAATAACAGCAGGAAGTACACATGAAAATGAAGAAGAATTAGTTTTAAAATCTTACAAAAAAGAGTTTGGAAAGTTGGTTATTGTTCCAAGGCACCCTGAAAGATTTATTAAAGTTGATAATTTAATTAAAGAGTATATAAAAAATAAAAATTTAACATATCATAAATATAGTGATAATGAAAACTTTAATTCAGATATAATTTTAGTTGATAAAATGGGGATATTAAATGATATTTATGCAATTTCAGATGTTGTGATTCTTGGTGGAGCATTTGAAAAAATTGGTGGACACAATCCAATAGAGCCTGCATATTTTGGTTGTAAATTAATAAGTGGAAAAAATATTTTTAATCAAAAATCACTTTTTGAATGTATAAATAATTATTACTTAATAGAAGAAAATGAGTTGGGTAATTATTTAGAAAAGTTAGAAGAGTTAGAAAAACCAAGTTTAACAAAAGCAGGTTCATTTGAGCCTATTATTAAGGAGATAAATAAATGGCTGTAA
- a CDS encoding Nif3-like dinuclear metal center hexameric protein: MKLQEIYDVLNEISPFELQEKWDNSGILVGSFEDEIENVYISMDLDLELAKDLKPNSLIITHHPLIFSGIKRVNFDTYSTKILKELIKKDISLISMHTNIDKTHLNKYVIEKILGFKIENSSEFISYCNVNMNFDELVKYVSNKLNLKTTKVVRSKEFIKDIAVVTGSAMSLLDQIKADCFLTGDIKYHDAMEAKARNISLIDIRHYESECYFNSLVETLLEEYLKKNKLKAIITASKNPFEFFIEGETVE, encoded by the coding sequence TTGAAACTTCAAGAAATTTATGATGTTTTAAATGAAATTTCTCCTTTTGAATTACAAGAAAAATGGGATAATTCAGGAATTCTTGTAGGTTCTTTTGAAGATGAAATAGAAAATGTGTATATTAGTATGGATTTGGATTTAGAACTTGCGAAAGATTTAAAGCCAAATTCACTTATTATTACTCATCATCCTTTGATTTTTTCTGGAATAAAAAGAGTAAATTTTGATACGTATAGTACAAAAATTTTGAAAGAATTAATAAAAAAAGATATTTCTCTTATTTCAATGCATACAAATATTGATAAAACACATTTAAATAAATATGTAATAGAAAAAATTTTAGGATTTAAAATAGAAAATTCATCAGAATTTATATCTTATTGTAATGTAAATATGAATTTTGATGAATTGGTAAAATATGTATCTAATAAATTAAATTTAAAAACTACTAAAGTAGTTAGAAGTAAAGAGTTTATAAAAGATATTGCCGTTGTAACAGGCTCAGCAATGTCTTTGCTTGACCAAATAAAAGCTGATTGTTTCTTAACAGGTGATATAAAATATCATGATGCGATGGAAGCAAAAGCAAGAAATATATCTTTGATTGATATAAGACATTATGAAAGTGAGTGCTATTTTAATAGCTTAGTTGAAACTCTTTTAGAAGAGTATTTGAAAAAAAATAAATTAAAAGCTATAATTACAGCTTCAAAAAATCCATTTGAGTTTTTTATAGAAGGAGAAACGGTTGAATAA